In Planctomycetota bacterium, a genomic segment contains:
- a CDS encoding CRTAC1 family protein, with protein sequence MKELVALALAALAGQEKPAFSFRDVTEEAGLLPEVAGIRGHAAGWGDADNDGWIDLYVGTFRSEGSKANLFFRNSDGKFRLDDQEALRLSTRSNSALFCDLDNDGDLDLYVAGMPGTGKDGRAWAPCTLFRNEGGGRFTDVSAGNGACPPSGFAGRSAAALDYDGDGLLDLLVGDCVFGAYRGGKRSRLFRNLGNLRFRDVTDEAGLPAVLPALGVAAGDLNGDGRPDFFAAGRDGGNRLFLNDGRGRFVEPPGSRAVFDWNLSRGEDTPAGVCFGDVNGDGRPDILVGQHFEAPWRKPVPLRLYLNLGGDPPSFRDVTEEAGLTPIPMKAPHVEIQDFDNDGRPDLYASVVVFAGGRPRPLLFRNLGASGGIPRFREEALGAVDFPTDEDRAIRGSGEFFRKVLSDRKILYTAPGPSGDFDNDGRLDLFLASWWLEAPSLLLRNETAGGAGLDVRVEGGPGVNRMGVGAQVRAYAAGKLGDPAALLGAREIAVGYGYTSGQPAAAHFGLGKETACDLEVLLPHGKGRIVRRGVPAGRVTLAGP encoded by the coding sequence ATGAAGGAACTCGTGGCGCTCGCGCTGGCGGCTCTCGCGGGCCAGGAAAAGCCCGCGTTCTCCTTCCGGGACGTGACGGAGGAAGCCGGGCTCCTCCCCGAAGTCGCGGGCATCCGCGGGCACGCCGCCGGATGGGGCGACGCGGACAACGACGGCTGGATCGATCTCTACGTGGGCACGTTCCGCTCCGAGGGCTCGAAAGCCAATCTCTTCTTCCGGAACTCCGACGGAAAGTTCCGCCTCGACGACCAGGAGGCGCTGCGCCTCTCCACGCGCTCGAATTCCGCGCTTTTCTGCGACCTCGACAACGACGGCGACCTGGACCTCTACGTGGCGGGAATGCCCGGGACCGGAAAGGACGGCCGGGCGTGGGCGCCCTGCACGCTCTTTCGGAACGAGGGCGGCGGAAGGTTCACCGACGTCTCCGCCGGCAACGGCGCCTGCCCGCCTTCCGGCTTCGCCGGCCGGAGCGCCGCGGCGCTCGACTACGACGGCGACGGACTCCTCGATCTTCTCGTGGGCGACTGCGTCTTCGGCGCCTACCGGGGCGGAAAACGCTCGCGTCTTTTCCGGAATCTCGGAAACCTGCGTTTCCGGGACGTGACCGACGAAGCGGGGCTCCCCGCGGTGCTTCCCGCGCTCGGGGTGGCCGCGGGGGATCTCAACGGAGACGGCCGCCCGGACTTCTTCGCGGCCGGACGCGACGGCGGAAACCGGCTCTTTCTGAACGACGGCCGGGGCCGGTTCGTCGAGCCCCCGGGAAGCCGCGCCGTCTTCGACTGGAATCTTTCCCGGGGCGAGGACACCCCGGCGGGGGTCTGCTTCGGCGACGTGAACGGGGACGGGCGGCCGGACATTCTCGTCGGCCAGCACTTCGAGGCGCCGTGGAGAAAGCCCGTTCCCCTCCGGCTCTACCTCAATCTCGGGGGCGACCCGCCGAGCTTCCGGGACGTCACCGAAGAGGCGGGCCTGACGCCCATTCCCATGAAAGCCCCGCACGTCGAGATTCAGGATTTCGATAACGACGGCCGCCCCGACCTTTACGCCAGCGTCGTCGTCTTCGCGGGAGGCCGCCCGCGTCCGCTCCTCTTCCGGAATCTCGGCGCCTCCGGAGGGATCCCCCGCTTCCGGGAAGAAGCGCTCGGCGCGGTCGATTTCCCCACGGACGAGGACCGCGCGATCCGAGGCTCGGGGGAATTCTTCCGGAAGGTGCTGAGCGACCGGAAGATTCTCTACACCGCGCCCGGGCCGTCCGGCGACTTCGATAACGACGGGCGGCTGGATCTCTTCCTGGCGAGCTGGTGGCTGGAGGCGCCGTCGCTTCTTCTGCGCAACGAGACGGCGGGGGGCGCGGGACTGGACGTCCGCGTGGAGGGAGGGCCGGGGGTCAACCGCATGGGAGTCGGCGCGCAGGTGCGCGCGTACGCCGCGGGAAAGCTGGGGGATCCGGCCGCGCTTCTCGGCGCGCGCGAAATCGCCGTCGGGTACGGATACACGTCCGGGCAGCCGGCCGCGGCCCATTTCGGCCTGGGGAAGGAAACGGCGTGCGACCTGGAAGTTCTTCTTCCCCACGGCAAGGGCAGAATCGTCCGCCGGGGCGTTCCGGCCGGGCGGGTCACCCTCGCGGGCCCATGA